A single window of Lutzomyia longipalpis isolate SR_M1_2022 chromosome 1, ASM2433408v1 DNA harbors:
- the LOC129797520 gene encoding BAG family molecular chaperone regulator 3 isoform X1, which yields MDVEENKLPPGWDEKYDPNTGLYFYINYITKTTTFDDPRIKHRQSVSTGTGGTNYGNSTESIPMQPLHGSPYHVYPANNYPAVQPAFQGPMSGVISHSASPLLAAKLQQMEMSPVTRPPTPRTNAHFSRNNIQETSFTNTAAETEASVAKINTMFPTVSDTHIRLLLKKYYNREAVVISALQVEKHPITTPGPYSTPPPTNRHFHNTALGCTAIFQMTPPLNRDFSRTGSPIWRPGSCASGSYGSPRFGENFRSSPKPHSSPKMKLRYLKSIFPKAEETLLLDVLANADNHVQKASEELTAMGYEKKDTTIPKVSMRKKDEAKNEIKNRIDRATPPQPPPKVKTTDEKNKLKLRLQSQYKDIPEKIISMALESVDYSEDKALAILNIVTQEDDKAALVVESAPKKVEKNANETPAAGHSAPSRSSSTSSAKRQGEISNKISVAQEQECESVVDAPTAPSSSSTASPSTKEVSSDDVLTAEDTGIALDGVRKRQARAKAKNDHTKAADTHEDPEAVAKKSDFKSVTPRTSTAGPNSALSKGPNDELLLVDYVTWNGANPDLAVGRKQLAKGSDPKNRSERSYVPKGANSELCKGPRQSLAKGSIYNQLTKGIPAGASVICN from the exons ATGGACGTCGAGGAAAATAAACTACCTCCTGGTTGGGATGAGAAATATGACCCAAACACGGGGCTATA TTTCTACATCAACTACATCACAAAAACCACCACTTTCGACGATCCCCGGATTAAGCACCGGCAATCTGTGTCCACTGGCACCGGCGGCACCAATTACGGAAATTCCACCGAATCAATACCAATGCAG CCATTGCATGGATCTCCCTACCATGTATACCCTGCAAACAATTATCCCGCAGTGCAGCCTGCTTTCCAGGGGCCCATGTCCGGGGTGATAAGTCACTCCGCTAGCCCCCTTCTAGCTGCTAAACTCCAGCAAATG GAGATGTCTCCAGTAACACGTCCACCTACCCCCCGTACCAATGCCCACTTCAGTCGCAATAACATCCAAGAGACATCCTTTACCAACACTGCAGCAGAAACGGAGGCATCTGTGGCGAAAATTAATACAATGTTCCCAACCGTCAGTGACACCCACATCCGGCTTCTTTTGAAAAA GTATTACAACCGAGAGGCAGTTGTAATAAGCGCACTGCAGGTGGAGAAGCATCCAATAACAACTCCTGGTCCATACTCAACGCCACCACCGACAAATCGCCACTTCCACAATACAGCTCTGGGATGTACGGCAATTTTTCAGATGACACCACCGCTAAACAGGGATTTTTCGAGGACTGGCAGTCCAATTTGGAGACCCGGAAGCTGCGCCAGTGGCAGCTATGGATCTCCACGCTTTGGAGAGAATTTCCGCAGCTCCCCAAAGCCACATTCTTCGCCAAAAATGAAGCTTAG ATACCTGAAAAGTATTTTCCCGAAAGCCGAGGAGACACTGTTGCTGGATGTACTGGCAAATGCAGACAATCACGTGCAGAAAGCATCGGAAGAATTGACCGCAATGGGGTATGAGAAGAAAGACACCACAATACCCAAAGTGTCGATGCGCAAGAAGGATGAGGCGAAGAATGAGATCAAGAACAGAATCGATCGGGCGACGCCCCCGCAGCCACCGCCGAAGGTCAAGACGACggatgaaaagaataaat TAAAATTGCGCCTGCAGTCGCAGTACAAAGACATTCCGGAGAAGATAATCTCCATGGCATTGGAGAGTGTTGATTATTCGGAAGACAAGGCACTTGCAATACTTAACATTGTCACTCAGGAGGATGACAAGGCAGCATTAGTGGTTGAAAGTGCTCCAAAGAAAGTCGAAAAGAATGCCAATGAAACACCTGCTGCTGGACATTCAGCACCGAG CCGAAGCAGCAGCACATCGTCGGCCAAGAGACAGGGCGAGataagcaataaaataagTGTTGCACAAGAGCAAGAGTGTGAGAGTGTTGTTGATGCACCAACGGCACCATCATCCTCATCGACTGCCTCACCGTCCACCAAGGAGGTGTCCAGCGACGATGTCCTGACCGCTGAGGACACCGGCATCGCCCTGGATGGCGTGAGGAAGCGCCAGGCGAGGGCGAAGGCCAAGAATGACCATACAAA AGCTGCAGACACGCATGAGGATCCCGAGGCTGTAGCAAAGAAATCCGATTTTAAATCCGTTACACCACGCACGTCTACTGCAGGACCCAATTCGGCATTGTCAAAAGGTCCCAATGATGAACTTCTTCt GGTGGATTATGTGACATGGAATGGCGCCAATCCTGACTTGGCAGTTGGTAGGAAGCAGTTAGCTAAAGGGAGTGATCCGAAAAATCGTTCAGAACGATCGTATGTGCCAAAGGGAGCGAACTCTGAGCTATGCAAGGGTCCGCGGCAGAGTTTAGCCAAAGGTAGCATCTACAATCAGTTAACTAAGGGCATCCCCGCTGGTGCCTCCGTGATCTGCAACTGA
- the LOC129797520 gene encoding uncharacterized protein LOC129797520 isoform X3, which translates to MDVEENKLPPGWDEKYDPNTGLYFYINYITKTTTFDDPRIKHRQSVSTGTGGTNYGNSTESIPMQPLHGSPYHVYPANNYPAVQPAFQGPMSGVISHSASPLLAAKLQQMEMSPVTRPPTPRTNAHFSRNNIQETSFTNTAAETEASVAKINTMFPTVSDTHIRLLLKKYYNREAVVISALQVEKHPITTPGPYSTPPPTNRHFHNTALGCTAIFQMTPPLNRDFSRTGSPIWRPGSCASGSYGSPRFGENFRSSPKPHSSPKMKLRYLKSIFPKAEETLLLDVLANADNHVQKASEELTAMGYEKKDTTIPKVSMRKKDEAKNEIKNRIDRATPPQPPPKVKTTDEKNKLKLRLQSQYKDIPEKIISMALESVDYSEDKALAILNIVTQEDDKAALVVESAPKKVEKNANETPAAGHSAPRAADTHEDPEAVAKKSDFKSVTPRTSTAGPNSALSKGPNDELLLVDYVTWNGANPDLAVGRKQLAKGSDPKNRSERSYVPKGANSELCKGPRQSLAKGSIYNQLTKGIPAGASVICN; encoded by the exons ATGGACGTCGAGGAAAATAAACTACCTCCTGGTTGGGATGAGAAATATGACCCAAACACGGGGCTATA TTTCTACATCAACTACATCACAAAAACCACCACTTTCGACGATCCCCGGATTAAGCACCGGCAATCTGTGTCCACTGGCACCGGCGGCACCAATTACGGAAATTCCACCGAATCAATACCAATGCAG CCATTGCATGGATCTCCCTACCATGTATACCCTGCAAACAATTATCCCGCAGTGCAGCCTGCTTTCCAGGGGCCCATGTCCGGGGTGATAAGTCACTCCGCTAGCCCCCTTCTAGCTGCTAAACTCCAGCAAATG GAGATGTCTCCAGTAACACGTCCACCTACCCCCCGTACCAATGCCCACTTCAGTCGCAATAACATCCAAGAGACATCCTTTACCAACACTGCAGCAGAAACGGAGGCATCTGTGGCGAAAATTAATACAATGTTCCCAACCGTCAGTGACACCCACATCCGGCTTCTTTTGAAAAA GTATTACAACCGAGAGGCAGTTGTAATAAGCGCACTGCAGGTGGAGAAGCATCCAATAACAACTCCTGGTCCATACTCAACGCCACCACCGACAAATCGCCACTTCCACAATACAGCTCTGGGATGTACGGCAATTTTTCAGATGACACCACCGCTAAACAGGGATTTTTCGAGGACTGGCAGTCCAATTTGGAGACCCGGAAGCTGCGCCAGTGGCAGCTATGGATCTCCACGCTTTGGAGAGAATTTCCGCAGCTCCCCAAAGCCACATTCTTCGCCAAAAATGAAGCTTAG ATACCTGAAAAGTATTTTCCCGAAAGCCGAGGAGACACTGTTGCTGGATGTACTGGCAAATGCAGACAATCACGTGCAGAAAGCATCGGAAGAATTGACCGCAATGGGGTATGAGAAGAAAGACACCACAATACCCAAAGTGTCGATGCGCAAGAAGGATGAGGCGAAGAATGAGATCAAGAACAGAATCGATCGGGCGACGCCCCCGCAGCCACCGCCGAAGGTCAAGACGACggatgaaaagaataaat TAAAATTGCGCCTGCAGTCGCAGTACAAAGACATTCCGGAGAAGATAATCTCCATGGCATTGGAGAGTGTTGATTATTCGGAAGACAAGGCACTTGCAATACTTAACATTGTCACTCAGGAGGATGACAAGGCAGCATTAGTGGTTGAAAGTGCTCCAAAGAAAGTCGAAAAGAATGCCAATGAAACACCTGCTGCTGGACATTCAGCACCGAG AGCTGCAGACACGCATGAGGATCCCGAGGCTGTAGCAAAGAAATCCGATTTTAAATCCGTTACACCACGCACGTCTACTGCAGGACCCAATTCGGCATTGTCAAAAGGTCCCAATGATGAACTTCTTCt GGTGGATTATGTGACATGGAATGGCGCCAATCCTGACTTGGCAGTTGGTAGGAAGCAGTTAGCTAAAGGGAGTGATCCGAAAAATCGTTCAGAACGATCGTATGTGCCAAAGGGAGCGAACTCTGAGCTATGCAAGGGTCCGCGGCAGAGTTTAGCCAAAGGTAGCATCTACAATCAGTTAACTAAGGGCATCCCCGCTGGTGCCTCCGTGATCTGCAACTGA
- the LOC129797520 gene encoding uncharacterized protein LOC129797520 isoform X4, with product MDVEENKLPPGWDEKYDPNTGLYFYINYITKTTTFDDPRIKHRQSVSTGTGGTNYGNSTESIPMQPLHGSPYHVYPANNYPAVQPAFQGPMSGVISHSASPLLAAKLQQMEMSPVTRPPTPRTNAHFSRNNIQETSFTNTAAETEASVAKINTMFPTVSDTHIRLLLKKYLKSIFPKAEETLLLDVLANADNHVQKASEELTAMGYEKKDTTIPKVSMRKKDEAKNEIKNRIDRATPPQPPPKVKTTDEKNKLKLRLQSQYKDIPEKIISMALESVDYSEDKALAILNIVTQEDDKAALVVESAPKKVEKNANETPAAGHSAPSRSSSTSSAKRQGEISNKISVAQEQECESVVDAPTAPSSSSTASPSTKEVSSDDVLTAEDTGIALDGVRKRQARAKAKNDHTKAADTHEDPEAVAKKSDFKSVTPRTSTAGPNSALSKGPNDELLLVDYVTWNGANPDLAVGRKQLAKGSDPKNRSERSYVPKGANSELCKGPRQSLAKGSIYNQLTKGIPAGASVICN from the exons ATGGACGTCGAGGAAAATAAACTACCTCCTGGTTGGGATGAGAAATATGACCCAAACACGGGGCTATA TTTCTACATCAACTACATCACAAAAACCACCACTTTCGACGATCCCCGGATTAAGCACCGGCAATCTGTGTCCACTGGCACCGGCGGCACCAATTACGGAAATTCCACCGAATCAATACCAATGCAG CCATTGCATGGATCTCCCTACCATGTATACCCTGCAAACAATTATCCCGCAGTGCAGCCTGCTTTCCAGGGGCCCATGTCCGGGGTGATAAGTCACTCCGCTAGCCCCCTTCTAGCTGCTAAACTCCAGCAAATG GAGATGTCTCCAGTAACACGTCCACCTACCCCCCGTACCAATGCCCACTTCAGTCGCAATAACATCCAAGAGACATCCTTTACCAACACTGCAGCAGAAACGGAGGCATCTGTGGCGAAAATTAATACAATGTTCCCAACCGTCAGTGACACCCACATCCGGCTTCTTTTGAAAAA ATACCTGAAAAGTATTTTCCCGAAAGCCGAGGAGACACTGTTGCTGGATGTACTGGCAAATGCAGACAATCACGTGCAGAAAGCATCGGAAGAATTGACCGCAATGGGGTATGAGAAGAAAGACACCACAATACCCAAAGTGTCGATGCGCAAGAAGGATGAGGCGAAGAATGAGATCAAGAACAGAATCGATCGGGCGACGCCCCCGCAGCCACCGCCGAAGGTCAAGACGACggatgaaaagaataaat TAAAATTGCGCCTGCAGTCGCAGTACAAAGACATTCCGGAGAAGATAATCTCCATGGCATTGGAGAGTGTTGATTATTCGGAAGACAAGGCACTTGCAATACTTAACATTGTCACTCAGGAGGATGACAAGGCAGCATTAGTGGTTGAAAGTGCTCCAAAGAAAGTCGAAAAGAATGCCAATGAAACACCTGCTGCTGGACATTCAGCACCGAG CCGAAGCAGCAGCACATCGTCGGCCAAGAGACAGGGCGAGataagcaataaaataagTGTTGCACAAGAGCAAGAGTGTGAGAGTGTTGTTGATGCACCAACGGCACCATCATCCTCATCGACTGCCTCACCGTCCACCAAGGAGGTGTCCAGCGACGATGTCCTGACCGCTGAGGACACCGGCATCGCCCTGGATGGCGTGAGGAAGCGCCAGGCGAGGGCGAAGGCCAAGAATGACCATACAAA AGCTGCAGACACGCATGAGGATCCCGAGGCTGTAGCAAAGAAATCCGATTTTAAATCCGTTACACCACGCACGTCTACTGCAGGACCCAATTCGGCATTGTCAAAAGGTCCCAATGATGAACTTCTTCt GGTGGATTATGTGACATGGAATGGCGCCAATCCTGACTTGGCAGTTGGTAGGAAGCAGTTAGCTAAAGGGAGTGATCCGAAAAATCGTTCAGAACGATCGTATGTGCCAAAGGGAGCGAACTCTGAGCTATGCAAGGGTCCGCGGCAGAGTTTAGCCAAAGGTAGCATCTACAATCAGTTAACTAAGGGCATCCCCGCTGGTGCCTCCGTGATCTGCAACTGA
- the LOC129797520 gene encoding uncharacterized protein LOC129797520 isoform X2, producing the protein MDVEENKLPPGWDEKYDPNTGLYFYINYITKTTTFDDPRIKHRQSVSTGTGGTNYGNSTESIPMQEMSPVTRPPTPRTNAHFSRNNIQETSFTNTAAETEASVAKINTMFPTVSDTHIRLLLKKYYNREAVVISALQVEKHPITTPGPYSTPPPTNRHFHNTALGCTAIFQMTPPLNRDFSRTGSPIWRPGSCASGSYGSPRFGENFRSSPKPHSSPKMKLRYLKSIFPKAEETLLLDVLANADNHVQKASEELTAMGYEKKDTTIPKVSMRKKDEAKNEIKNRIDRATPPQPPPKVKTTDEKNKLKLRLQSQYKDIPEKIISMALESVDYSEDKALAILNIVTQEDDKAALVVESAPKKVEKNANETPAAGHSAPSRSSSTSSAKRQGEISNKISVAQEQECESVVDAPTAPSSSSTASPSTKEVSSDDVLTAEDTGIALDGVRKRQARAKAKNDHTKAADTHEDPEAVAKKSDFKSVTPRTSTAGPNSALSKGPNDELLLVDYVTWNGANPDLAVGRKQLAKGSDPKNRSERSYVPKGANSELCKGPRQSLAKGSIYNQLTKGIPAGASVICN; encoded by the exons ATGGACGTCGAGGAAAATAAACTACCTCCTGGTTGGGATGAGAAATATGACCCAAACACGGGGCTATA TTTCTACATCAACTACATCACAAAAACCACCACTTTCGACGATCCCCGGATTAAGCACCGGCAATCTGTGTCCACTGGCACCGGCGGCACCAATTACGGAAATTCCACCGAATCAATACCAATGCAG GAGATGTCTCCAGTAACACGTCCACCTACCCCCCGTACCAATGCCCACTTCAGTCGCAATAACATCCAAGAGACATCCTTTACCAACACTGCAGCAGAAACGGAGGCATCTGTGGCGAAAATTAATACAATGTTCCCAACCGTCAGTGACACCCACATCCGGCTTCTTTTGAAAAA GTATTACAACCGAGAGGCAGTTGTAATAAGCGCACTGCAGGTGGAGAAGCATCCAATAACAACTCCTGGTCCATACTCAACGCCACCACCGACAAATCGCCACTTCCACAATACAGCTCTGGGATGTACGGCAATTTTTCAGATGACACCACCGCTAAACAGGGATTTTTCGAGGACTGGCAGTCCAATTTGGAGACCCGGAAGCTGCGCCAGTGGCAGCTATGGATCTCCACGCTTTGGAGAGAATTTCCGCAGCTCCCCAAAGCCACATTCTTCGCCAAAAATGAAGCTTAG ATACCTGAAAAGTATTTTCCCGAAAGCCGAGGAGACACTGTTGCTGGATGTACTGGCAAATGCAGACAATCACGTGCAGAAAGCATCGGAAGAATTGACCGCAATGGGGTATGAGAAGAAAGACACCACAATACCCAAAGTGTCGATGCGCAAGAAGGATGAGGCGAAGAATGAGATCAAGAACAGAATCGATCGGGCGACGCCCCCGCAGCCACCGCCGAAGGTCAAGACGACggatgaaaagaataaat TAAAATTGCGCCTGCAGTCGCAGTACAAAGACATTCCGGAGAAGATAATCTCCATGGCATTGGAGAGTGTTGATTATTCGGAAGACAAGGCACTTGCAATACTTAACATTGTCACTCAGGAGGATGACAAGGCAGCATTAGTGGTTGAAAGTGCTCCAAAGAAAGTCGAAAAGAATGCCAATGAAACACCTGCTGCTGGACATTCAGCACCGAG CCGAAGCAGCAGCACATCGTCGGCCAAGAGACAGGGCGAGataagcaataaaataagTGTTGCACAAGAGCAAGAGTGTGAGAGTGTTGTTGATGCACCAACGGCACCATCATCCTCATCGACTGCCTCACCGTCCACCAAGGAGGTGTCCAGCGACGATGTCCTGACCGCTGAGGACACCGGCATCGCCCTGGATGGCGTGAGGAAGCGCCAGGCGAGGGCGAAGGCCAAGAATGACCATACAAA AGCTGCAGACACGCATGAGGATCCCGAGGCTGTAGCAAAGAAATCCGATTTTAAATCCGTTACACCACGCACGTCTACTGCAGGACCCAATTCGGCATTGTCAAAAGGTCCCAATGATGAACTTCTTCt GGTGGATTATGTGACATGGAATGGCGCCAATCCTGACTTGGCAGTTGGTAGGAAGCAGTTAGCTAAAGGGAGTGATCCGAAAAATCGTTCAGAACGATCGTATGTGCCAAAGGGAGCGAACTCTGAGCTATGCAAGGGTCCGCGGCAGAGTTTAGCCAAAGGTAGCATCTACAATCAGTTAACTAAGGGCATCCCCGCTGGTGCCTCCGTGATCTGCAACTGA
- the LOC129797520 gene encoding uncharacterized protein LOC129797520 isoform X5, with product MDVEENKLPPGWDEKYDPNTGLYFYINYITKTTTFDDPRIKHRQSVSTGTGGTNYGNSTESIPMQEMSPVTRPPTPRTNAHFSRNNIQETSFTNTAAETEASVAKINTMFPTVSDTHIRLLLKKYLKSIFPKAEETLLLDVLANADNHVQKASEELTAMGYEKKDTTIPKVSMRKKDEAKNEIKNRIDRATPPQPPPKVKTTDEKNKLKLRLQSQYKDIPEKIISMALESVDYSEDKALAILNIVTQEDDKAALVVESAPKKVEKNANETPAAGHSAPSRSSSTSSAKRQGEISNKISVAQEQECESVVDAPTAPSSSSTASPSTKEVSSDDVLTAEDTGIALDGVRKRQARAKAKNDHTKAADTHEDPEAVAKKSDFKSVTPRTSTAGPNSALSKGPNDELLLVDYVTWNGANPDLAVGRKQLAKGSDPKNRSERSYVPKGANSELCKGPRQSLAKGSIYNQLTKGIPAGASVICN from the exons ATGGACGTCGAGGAAAATAAACTACCTCCTGGTTGGGATGAGAAATATGACCCAAACACGGGGCTATA TTTCTACATCAACTACATCACAAAAACCACCACTTTCGACGATCCCCGGATTAAGCACCGGCAATCTGTGTCCACTGGCACCGGCGGCACCAATTACGGAAATTCCACCGAATCAATACCAATGCAG GAGATGTCTCCAGTAACACGTCCACCTACCCCCCGTACCAATGCCCACTTCAGTCGCAATAACATCCAAGAGACATCCTTTACCAACACTGCAGCAGAAACGGAGGCATCTGTGGCGAAAATTAATACAATGTTCCCAACCGTCAGTGACACCCACATCCGGCTTCTTTTGAAAAA ATACCTGAAAAGTATTTTCCCGAAAGCCGAGGAGACACTGTTGCTGGATGTACTGGCAAATGCAGACAATCACGTGCAGAAAGCATCGGAAGAATTGACCGCAATGGGGTATGAGAAGAAAGACACCACAATACCCAAAGTGTCGATGCGCAAGAAGGATGAGGCGAAGAATGAGATCAAGAACAGAATCGATCGGGCGACGCCCCCGCAGCCACCGCCGAAGGTCAAGACGACggatgaaaagaataaat TAAAATTGCGCCTGCAGTCGCAGTACAAAGACATTCCGGAGAAGATAATCTCCATGGCATTGGAGAGTGTTGATTATTCGGAAGACAAGGCACTTGCAATACTTAACATTGTCACTCAGGAGGATGACAAGGCAGCATTAGTGGTTGAAAGTGCTCCAAAGAAAGTCGAAAAGAATGCCAATGAAACACCTGCTGCTGGACATTCAGCACCGAG CCGAAGCAGCAGCACATCGTCGGCCAAGAGACAGGGCGAGataagcaataaaataagTGTTGCACAAGAGCAAGAGTGTGAGAGTGTTGTTGATGCACCAACGGCACCATCATCCTCATCGACTGCCTCACCGTCCACCAAGGAGGTGTCCAGCGACGATGTCCTGACCGCTGAGGACACCGGCATCGCCCTGGATGGCGTGAGGAAGCGCCAGGCGAGGGCGAAGGCCAAGAATGACCATACAAA AGCTGCAGACACGCATGAGGATCCCGAGGCTGTAGCAAAGAAATCCGATTTTAAATCCGTTACACCACGCACGTCTACTGCAGGACCCAATTCGGCATTGTCAAAAGGTCCCAATGATGAACTTCTTCt GGTGGATTATGTGACATGGAATGGCGCCAATCCTGACTTGGCAGTTGGTAGGAAGCAGTTAGCTAAAGGGAGTGATCCGAAAAATCGTTCAGAACGATCGTATGTGCCAAAGGGAGCGAACTCTGAGCTATGCAAGGGTCCGCGGCAGAGTTTAGCCAAAGGTAGCATCTACAATCAGTTAACTAAGGGCATCCCCGCTGGTGCCTCCGTGATCTGCAACTGA
- the LOC129797659 gene encoding vacuolar protein sorting-associated protein 37A has product MIFRSGAKKNVNKRKMIQRNFKSDKDTRRRQIDTLKIFNDNVQEVIECEEYTVGFESDGRPFVITVFLGPSFPNEKPKVVISPSVEHPWVFGPTGEVNGAPGLLNFTAHSDLGRIVQAIIREMEKFPPQLFGVGEMMNRSGNEAPQIDIPHPPQSGEGLIPELRSLTIEELKELDTDPEFLDDFVAELGAVKNLRTDLDVLLQDIESIAKANMAQEERMTTLREEVNRRSIEFRDLGDKYEMLCALQKKKAEEFSPQHIKELLQIAASISDSECETCAEEFLAGKIDVQSFLNTFMAAKKLSAMRKAKEERLTSQLDSLEKHSLH; this is encoded by the exons atgattttcaggTCCggagccaaaaaaaatgtaaacaaaagaaaaatgattcaacGTAATTTTAAAAGTGATAAGGATACGCGCAGGAGGCAAATAGACACtctaaaaatcttcaatgacAA TGTTCAGGAGGTGATTGAATGTGAAGAGTACACGGTGGGCTTTGAATCTGATGGACGTCCTTTCGTGATTACCGTATTCCTGGGTCCATCATTTCCCAATGAGAAGCCCAAGGTGGTCATCTCCCCATCTGTGGAACATCCGTGGGTATTTGGACCAACAGGAGAAGTCAATGGAGCTCCGGGATTGCTTAAT TTTACAGCCCATTCGGATTTAGGAAGGATCGTACAAGCTATAATTAGGGAGATGGAAAAATTCCCACCACAGCTGTTTGGTGTGGGCGAAATGATGAATAGATCAGGCAATGAAGCCCCTCAAATCGACATTCCACATCCTCCCCAAAGTGGTGAAGGATTAATTCCCGAATTGCGGAGCCTCACAATTGAGGAGCTCAAGGAACTGGATACAGATCCTGAATTTCTCGATGATTTTGTTGCTGAACTGGGAGCTGTTAAGAACTTGAGAACTGACCTCGACGTTCTTTTGCAAGACATTGAAAGCATTGCca AAGCTAATATGGCTCAAGAGGAGAGGATGACAACACTGCGCGAGGAAGTGAATAGAAGAAGCATTGAATTTCGTGATTTGGGTGATAAATATGAAATGCTTTGTGCTTTACAGAAGAAGAAAGCCGAAGAATTCTCTCCACAGCAtataaag GAACTCCTTCAAATTGCAGCATCCATCTCCGATTCAGAGTGTGAGACGTGTGCAGAGGAATTCCTTGCGGGAAAGATTGATGTGCAATCTTTTCTCAACACGTTCATGGCAGCAAAAAAATTGAGTGCAATGCGAAAAGCAAAAGAGGAACGCTTGACGAGTCAACTGGATTCCCTCGAGAAGCATTCTCTGCACTGA
- the LOC129797720 gene encoding calmodulin-A, with product MTRQASDRPDGDDPQNPQPPPESQSSPPSGSQNVSTDEPPQSASPNSEGNVFFGSRPRTTEMPGKRRLISKNQMRDFREAFRLFDKDGDGSITKEELGSVMRSLGQFARVEELKEMLQEIDMDGDGNVSFEEFVDIMSNMTDTAVESSADQEERELRDAFRVFDKHNRGYITASDLRAVLQCLGEDLDEDEIEDMIKEVDVDGDGRIDFYEFVSALGEPEDSQDNEEEDEAISPLPTPLPIH from the exons ATG ACACGGCAAGCTAGTGATCGTCCCGATGGGGATGATCCTCAGAATCCGCAACCACCACCCGAATCTCAGTCATCACCACCGAGTGGATCTCAGAATGTATCAACAGACGAACCACCCCAGAGTGCATCACCAAATTCAGAAGGCAACGTATTCTTCGGCAGCCGCCCTCGTACCACAGAAATGCCTGGCAAGCGTCGCCTCATCTCCAAGAATCAAATGAGAG ACTTCCGTGAGGCATTCCGCCTGTTCGACAAGGATGGTGATGGGAGTATCACGAAAGAGGAGCTGGGGAGTGTTATGCGTTCTCTGGGGCAATTTGCACGCGTCGAGGAGCTAAAGGAGATGCTCCAAGAAATCGATATGGATGGCGATGGGAATGTGAGCTTTGAGGAATTCGTCGACATTATGTCTAACATGACGGACACTGCGGTGGAATCGTCAGCTGACCAAGAAGAACGGGAGCTGCGGGACGCCTTTCGTGTATTTGATAAACACAATCGTGGTTACATCACAGCTAGTGACTTGCGGGCCGTTTTGCAGTGCCTTGGCGAGGATCTTGATGAGGACGAGA TTGAAGATATGATCAAGGAGGTGGATGTTGATGGCGATGGTCGCATAGATTTCTATGAATTCGTGTCCGCTCTGGGTGAACCCGAGGATTCGCAGGACAATGAAGAGGAGGACGAAGCCATATCACCACTACCGACCCCCCTTCCAATTCACTAA